CCCGGAGAAGACGTGGATTAGCAGCGTCGGACGGGGGTTCGATTCCCCCCAGCTCCACCAAGCCGCTGTCACTGTGGAAAGCGAGAGGCCCGCCTCCCGGTGTCATGCCGGGGAGCGGGCCTCTCGTCGATTCAGGTACGGGGCCGCAGGCCGCCCAGCGTCACCGCGAGGATCTCCTCGCCCAGCAGGTCCGGGTCGACCGGGCCGTCGGGGCGGTACCACTCGACGACCGAGTTGATCATGCCGAAGATGAGGCGCGTGGCGACTCCGGCATCCAGATCCGCGCGCACCAGGCCCTCCGCCTGCGCCTCGCGCACCAGACCCGTCACGGTGTGGTCGAAGCGCCGCCGGCGCTCCAGCGCCGCGGCCTCGATGACGCTGTTGCCGCGCAGCCGCAGCAGCAGTGTCACCTGCGGCTGGCGTGCGGTGAGCACCTGCACGGCGCCGCGGATGATCGCGGTCAGCCGCGATGCGGCGGTCGTCTCGGTGAGAGCATCCTGCAGCGCCTTCTCGAGCCCGCCGAGGGCCTGTTCGAGGGCGATCTCGAGGATCTGCTCCTTCGAGTCGACGTGGTGGTACAGCGCCGACTTGGTGACGCCGAGCCGCCGGGTGAGGTCCGAGACCGAGGTCGCGTCGTATCCCTGCGCGTTGAACAGCTCGACGCCGGCGCGGATCACGTCGTCCCGATCGTGCCCTGGGCGCCCGCGGCGCACGGGGCGCAGTCCTGCGGTCACGACGTCATCCTCGGCATGACACCAAATCTAGCCCGCGTCGCACGAGAACCGGTCCGGCTGGCGGGAGGTCGTCAACGGCACCGGGACGAAGCCGACTAAGCTGGAGAGGTTATCCGACGATCTGGAGGCAAGCGAAGTGGTCGACTTCATCGTGTTCATCGTGCTGTTCCTCGGTGGGTTCTACCTTTTCGGGGTCTCGTGGAGCCTGCCGACCGCTCAGGGCCTCGCCTTCTCCGCAGGCATCATCCTGGTCAGCCTCGCCCTCGCGTACGTGATGCGCCAGCGCGGCTCGGACACGCGCCGCACCGACAACTGGAACCAGCGCAACCAGTGATCGCCGGGCGCCGCTCGTGCAGCGGCGCCCCCCTCCAGAGGTGCTGCGTCAGTTCTCCCACTCGATGAGAAGCAGCCCCTGCTTGGTGTCGGCGAACTTCACCCAGCCGTCACCGAACTCGTACGTCATCCCGTATCCGGCGTCATCCGTCGCGATCGCAGTGGCCGGATCCTCGGTGAAGTAGACCAGGTCGCCCTCGGTCGACCGCAGCCACGCGTCGCGCTGCAGGTTCGACTGCGCGGTGCGCGCGGCGTCGGCGCTGAGCGGCCCCCAACCGTACATCTGGCCGTGATCGGATGCCGTCGTGTAGTCCGCCCACAGGCATTCCAGCCCGCCTTCGACGACCACGTCGCCGATCCTGAACTCGCGCTCCTTGTAGGTCCACCCCTGCGCGGTGAGCGCATCGACCGTCGCGGACGAGATGAGCGTCCCGCAGGTCGGTGTCTCGGCGACCGTGGGGGGCGGCGTGCTCTCGACAGGGGCCGTGGTCACGGTCGCCTTCGGCATCTCGGGCGTCTTCGTGGGGGAGGAGGTGGGGGCTGTCTCCGTCTGGGTGCCGCTGCAGGCGGTGAGTGTCAGCGCGGCGAGCAGCGCGACGGCAGTGAGGGATGTGCGGGTTTTCATGTGATCCGTGGGGAGTCGGGATGCGGTGCGGGGAAGGGGAGGGTGCTGCGGGGAGCGCGACGCTCAGTGCTGTGGGACGTCGCGGAACAGCGTGAGGAACTGATCGTGCAGGATGCCGTTGGTGGCGAGGGCCGACAGCGCCGAGAGGGTCTCGGTGCCGTCGAACGCCGTCATACGTCCGCCGGCCTCGCGGACGATCGGGACGGCCGCCGCGATGTCGTACTCCTTGACATCGAACTCGGCGACCATGTCGATGCGTCCCTCTGCCAGCAGCATGTAGCTGAAGATGTCGCCGTAGGCGCGGTCGCGCCAGACCCGGTCGGCGAGGGCGAGCAGCTCGGGCATCCTGCCGGCATCCGCCCACTGCCCGATGCTCTGGAAGCTGACGCTCGCGTCGTCGAGGGTGTCGACGCCCGAGACGGTCAATCGCCGGGGTTCTCCGCTCGTGGCGGTCCAGGATCCGTGGCCGGCGGATGCCCACCAGCGGCGTCCCAGCGCGGGCATGCTGACCACGCCCACCTGGGGAACGCCGTCGATCGCGAGGGCGATCATCGTGCCCCACAGGGGCACCCCGCGCAGGAAGTTCGCGGTGCCGTCGATCGGGTCGATGATCCACTGGCGGTGCACATCGCCTTCGGCGCCGTACTCCTCGCCGAGGATGCCGTCCTGTGGGCGCTCGGTGCTGAGCAGCTCGCGGATAGCGCGCTCGGTCGCGAGATCGGCATCCGTGACGTGCGACCGGTCGGCCTTGCGTGAGACCTCCAGGTCGGATGCGTCGAAGCGCGGCATCGTCTGCGCATCGGCGGCGTCCGCCAGTCGCAGGGCCAGCTCGAGGTCGGCAGGGAGCTCTGCGGCATTGGGGGAGACTGTCACCTCAACAGGATAGTCGGGGGTGGGGCGTGCGAGCGGCTCTGCAACGCGCCCGAGATGATCACGATTTGGTGCACTCCCACCCCGCTGGTAATGTAATTCCTCGGTCGGGTTCATCCCGGACCATGCGCCTCTAGCTCAATCGGCAGAGCAATTGACTCTTAATCAATGGGTTCAGGGTTCAAGTCCCTGGGGGCGCACCAGAAGCCTGAGGCCCGGATCCGGAGGATCCGGGCCTCAGGCTTTTCGTCGTCCTCGTGCGCGTGCGTGAGCTGTGGTTCAGGTCCCGCCCATGAGCGCTGCGGCCTCGTCCACGGTGTCGACCAGGTGCACGTGCGCCTCCATCGGCCTGCCCTTCGCGAGCGCCCTCAGCAGCGGCCAGGCCGGGTAGCGCTCGGTCCAGTACTCCCGCCCCACGAGCACCATCGGCGCGGTGGACGACTCATCGGCGTAGTAGTTCTCGCAGGCGTCCTGGAAGATCTCCTGGATCGTTCCGCCCGACCCGGGCAGGAACGCGATGCCTCCCCGGCAGACCTCGAGCAGCACCGCCTCGCGCTGCGCGTTGCGGAAGTATTTCGCCACGGCGTTCGCGAAGGGGTTGGGCGGCTCGTGCCCGTAGTGCCAGGTGGGGATCCCGAGCGAGTCCGCACCACCCGGGAAGCGCGCCCGCACCGCGAAAGCCGCGCGCGCCCAGTCGGCGATGCTGGGAACGAAACCCGGAACCGCGCTGAGCAGGGCCAGAGCCTCGGCGAGGGCCTCCTCCGGCTGCGTCGAGAGGTAGCCGCCGAGGTTCACCGCCTCCATCGCGCCCGGCCCGCCTCCGGTGGCGACGGTGCACGTCTGCGACAGCATCCACCCCAGGCGCGCCCCGGCGGAGTAGGTGCTGTCGGCCCGGGCCGCGGCGTGCCCGCCCATCACACCGACGAGCCGTCGACCCCGGGTCCATTCCTCCAGTGCCAGGTCGATGCTGTGGTCGTGCAGCGCCTGGGCCAGGGCGGTCTCTCTCGAGCTGCCGCGCTGCGACCATGCGTAGACCCGGGCATCCAGCGACCGGGGATACAGGTCATCGTCGAACAGTTCCGCGGGCGTGTACAGCGTCGCCCGGTAGGTGTCGACCGGCACATCCGGGATCGCGGGGAACACGATCGCCCCGCGTGCGCGCACCGACTCGTCGTCCTCGGGGTGCAGGGTGCAGCCCAGGAACAGGGCGCCCGCGACATCGCGCGAGCGGAGTGCAGCACCGTGATCGCTGAGGTCGAGCCCCCGCAGATGCCAGCCCGACAGCGACATCGCCCCGGACGCCAGACGGCTGTCGAGATCGTCCAGTGAATCGACGTCGACGACGCGTCCGTGCGTTCTCCTCATGTCGTCGAGATTAGGCGACGGTGCTCTTCCGTCATTGCCGACGCGGTGACATCATGGCGACGAGGAGGTTGTCATGATCGAACTCGAGGACATCGACACGGACGAAGACGGCGCGCTCACCGCGACCGCCGAGCTGCCGGGTGGACGCCGCGTCACAGTGGAGTACGAATTCGAGGAGGAGTTCGAGCGCGACGACGATGGCGACGACGACGCGGACGAGGACGGCGAACTCGACGACATCGAGCGCGAGGACCTCCCCGACATGGACGCCATGCAGGCCACCGTGCAGCACGCACTGGCACGGCTGAGCCAGGAGGTGCTGGATGCCCGCGAGCGCGAGGTCGCCGAGGAGCTCACCGATGCCGCCTATGAGGACGAGGAGGAGGACGAGGTCGACAAGGCCGAGGCGCTGCAATCGCTGAAGGATGACCTCTCCCTCGACGGCGTCGTGGTGTTCGGCGACGGCGGCATGACACTGCTGTACATGGCTCCGGAGGAGTATCCGGATCTCATCATCTACTGCCTGCTCGACGAGGACCTCGAGATCGAGGATTTGATGGTCGAGTAGTTCGGCTCGGGCCCTTCGAGAGTCTCAGGGACCCAGCACACTGGGTTGCTGAGCCTGTCGAAGCACCCGGGCCAGCTGTGAGTGCTGGGGCCCTTCGACAGGCTCAGGTACCCAGGGTCAGGCGACTCGGATGGTGGCGCCGCGGGTGAGCGTCTCGAGCTGGTCGAAGGTCAGCGGCATCACCGTCTCCGGTGTCCCGCCTGCGGTCCAGATCTCGTCGTAGCCGCGCAGATCCTCGTCGAGATACGTCCGCAGCGGCGCAGGATGCCCGACGGGTGCCACACCGCCGATCACCTGGCCGGTCGCCTCGCGCACGATCGCCGCGGGCGCCATGGCCACGGCATCCGCCCCGATGCTCTGCGCGAGCACCCCGAAGTCCACCCGGTGCGCGCCGCTGGTCATCACGAGGATCGGCTCGCCGTCGGCGACCAGCACGAGGCTGTTGGCGATCGCGCCCACCTCGCACCCGATGGCCGCAGCCGCCAGGGCGGCCGTGCGCGCCGAGTCCGGCAGCACGACGATGCGGTTCCGGATGCCGGCGGCGGCGAGCCGCTCATGCACGATGCGGCTGCGGGCGGGAAGCGTCTCGGGTGCGTTCACGGTTGCTCGGGCTCCTCTGCTCGGATGCCGCACGGGCGGCGTCTCCCACGAGGATAACGTCGCCGCGCCACCGCCGAGCGGCGGTTCGCCTTGACGACCGGCCCGCGCCGTTCTAACATTCCAATACCTGAATCGGGTTTCATGTTCCCGACCTTCCACTGTTGAAAGGCATCCAGATGCGGGTTACGAAGAAGTTGCTCCTGGGTTCGGTGATCGCCACCGCGGCCCTTGTCATGTCGGCCTGCGCGCCGCAGCCCTCCGCAGCCCCTGAGGGTGGCGTAGACGAAGGCCCCGCTGAGGTGCGCGTCGGCGTCATCACCAGCGAGACCGGCCCCCTGGCCGGATACGGCCAGCAGTACCTCGACGCGTTCACCGCCGGGCTCGACTACGCCACCGACGGCACCGGCGAGATCGACGGCATCAGGATCGTCATTGAGAACCGCGACGACGCGGGCGACCCCGACACGGCCGTCACCGCCGCGAAGCAGCTGATCGGCGAGGGCGTGAACATCCTGATGGGCAGCGCCTCGTCGGGTGTGTCGCTCGCGGTGGCCGAGCAGGCAGCGCAGAACAAGGTGCTCTTCATCTCGGGCCCGGCCGCCGCCGACGCAATCACCGGGGTCAACGAGTACACCTTCCGCTCGGGCCGTCAGTCCGCACAGGACGTCGCCACGGCCGGTACGTTCCTCGATGACATCGACGGCAAGAAGATCGTCGTCTTCGCGCAGAACAGCGCGTTCGGTCAGGGCAACGTCGCCGCGGTCGAGGCCATCCTCGGCGCCAAGGGCGCGACGGTCGAGCCGGTGCTCGTCGCCGAGGACGTCACCGAGTTCACCCCGTTCGCACAGCAGGTGCTCTCCGCGCAGCCCGACCTGGTGTTCGTCGCCTGGGCCGGTGCCACCTCAGGCGCCATGTGGCAGGCCATGAGCCAGCAGGGCGTGCTCGACGCGATCCCCGTCGTCACCGGTCTGGGCGACAAGGCCACGTTCGGCGCCTACGGCGTCGCCTCCGAGCAGATCAACTTCCTCAACCACTACTTCGGCGCCGCCCCCGACAACGAGGTCAACGACGCGATGGTGGCAGCGCTCGAAGAGGCCGGCACCGAGCCCGACCTGTTCAGCCCGGACGGCTTCAACGCGGCGATCATGCTCGTGCAGGCCGTCAAGGAGGGCAAGGGCGACGTGGATGCGATGGTCGCAGCGCTCGAGGGCTTCACGTTCGAGGGCCCCAAGGGCACCAACACGGTGCGCGCCGAGGACCACGCCCTGCTGCAGGACATGTACCAGGTGAAGCTCGTCGCCTCCGGCGACGCCTTCACCCCCGAGCTCGTCGCCACGGTTCCCGCCGAAGACGTCGCTCCCTGACCCGCATCCCCGAGGAGCCGCAGTGAACACCCCAGCCCCGCCCGCCGCCGGAGCATCGCTCCGGATCGAGGGTCTCGGTCTCGACATCGGAGGTGCGACGATCCTGAAGGACGTCGACCTCACGGTCGAGCCCGGTGCCCTGGTCGGAGTGATCGGACCGAACGGCGCAGGAAAGACCACGCTGTTCAACGCCGTCTCAGGAGTGATCCGGCCGACCGCCGGACGCATCCTCATGGACGACGTCGACATCACCCGCACGAGCGTGCCGCAGCGCGCGCGGGCGGGACTGGGGAGGACCTTCCAGACCTCCAGCCTGTTCCCCCAGCTCACCGTTCGCGAGAACGTGCGCGTCGCGGTGCAGGCCACGGAAGGCGGCAGCTATTCGCTGCTGCACTTCCCGAGAAGAACGGATGCCGCGAGCATCCGCGCCGAGGAGCTGCTGCACTCCGTGGGCCTCGGGCACCGGCTCGACGCCCGCGCGGGCGACATCAGCCACGGCGACAAGCGCAAGCTCGAGATCGCCGTGCTGCTGGCCACGCGGTCCCGCCTCGTGCTGCTCGATGAGCCCATGGCCGGCGTCGCCTCCGGCGACGTCGCGGGACTCGTCGACAGCATCCGGGGCCTGCAGGCCGAGACCGGATGCACCGTGCTGATGGTCGAGCATCACATCGAGGTGCTCATGGGGCTGGTCGACCTCGTCGCCGTGATGTACTTCGGCACGATCATCGCCGTCGACACCCCGCAGCGGATCATGGAGAACGCCACCGTGCAGAGTGCATACCTGGGGACCGGAGCATGACCCCGATCCTGCAGGTGCGGAACCTGCGCGCATCCATCGCCGGCCAGCAGGTCGTCGAGGACGTCACCTTCGACGTCCCCGCGACCGGCATCACCGCCGTGCTCGGCCGCAACGGTGCGGGCAAGACCTCGACGCTGCGCGGCATCCTGGGGCTCATCTCCCGCAAGGGCGAGGTGCTGCTCGACGGCGAGCGGATCGACGGGTTGAGCACCCACCGCATCGTGCAGCGCGGCGTCGGCTACGTGCCTGAGGACCGTGAGGTGTTCGCGGGCCTCACCGTCGCCGAGAACCTCGCTCTCGCCGAGCGCCAGCGCGAGCCGCGCCGCGAGTTCGTCGACCAGCTCTTCCCCGACCTCGTCGCCCGGCGCGAGCAGCGCGCGGGAACCCTCTCGGGCGGGCAGCAGCAGATGGTCTCGGTCGCACGCGCCCTGCTCAACGACAACCGCCTGCTGCTCGTCGACGAACCCACCAAGGGCCTTGCGCCCAAGATCGTCACCGAGGTGGCCGACGCGCTGGCCGAAGCGGCCGCGACCGTCCCCATGCTGCTCGTCGAGCAGAACCTCGACGTCGTGCGCCGTCTCGCCGACCAGGCGATCGTCATCGCCGGCGGCCGCGTCGTGCACACCGGCCGCGCCGCCGACATCCTCGACGACGCCGACCTGACCCGACGCCTCCTGGGCGTCAGCGCGGAGGAGCACGTATGAGCACCCTCATCCTCACACTCGTCATCGGCCTGGGCCTGGGCGCGCTGTACTTCCTCGTCGCCAGCGGGCTGAGCCTGATCTACGGGCTCATGCACGTGCTGAACTTCGCGCACGGCGCCTTCCTCACCCTCAGCGCCTTCGTCGGGTGGGCGTTCGCCCAGCTGATCGGCGTCTCGAGCTGGGGCGGCTTCCTGCTGTCGATCCTGGTCGGTGCGCTCGTCGGGGCGGTCTTCGCCGCCGTCACCGAACTGCTGCTGATCCGGCCGCTGTACGAACGGCACATCGAGCAGGTGCTCGTCACCGTCGGACTGTCGTTCGCCGCGATCGCCCTCTTCGAGGGCATCTGGGGCACCGACCCGGTCACGGTCGCAGGGCCCGCCTGGCTCAGTCAGACCACCAGCGTGCTGGGCGCCAGCATCCCGAACAAGTACTGGGTGCTCATCATCGCCGCAGCGCTCGTGCTCGCCGGCCTCGTGCTGTTCCTGAACCGCACCCGCTACGGCATGATCATCCGCGCCGGCGTCGAGAACCGGGCCATGGTCACCGCGCTCGGCATCGACGTGCGCCGCTCGTTCACGCTCGTCTTCGCGATCGGCGGCGCCGCCGCCGGCATCGGCGGAGTGCTCGCCATGCACGCCATGACCTACGTCTCGGCGCACCTGGGCTCGACACTGCTGATCTTCGCCTTCATCGTCACGGTGGTCGGCGGGCTCGGCTCGCTCACCGGCGCCGCCATCGCCTCGGTGCTCGTCGCGGTGCTGCAGCAGGTGGCCAACACCTATCTCGGGGGCACCGGCGACTTCATCGTCGTGATCCTGCTGGCCGTGGTGCTGCTGGTGCGGCCCGCGGGACTCATGGGAAGGAGGGCCTGATCATGCGCGGCACCGTTCCCGCCCGCTGGGCACCGCTCGCCGTCGGTGTCGTCCTGGTCGTCGTACTGGCGATCCTGCCGCTGCTGAACCTGTCGATCCCCGGCGTCCTGCCCGGCGCCACCTACACGCCGGGATCGCTCGCGCTCATGTCGCTGTGCATGGTGTTCGCGGCCCTCGCCCTGTCGTACAACCTCATGCTCGGCACCGCCGGGATGCTGTCCTTCGGCCACGCGCTGTACTTCGGCGCCGGAGCCTACGGGCTGGGCATCGTGCTCGACGCGGCGCAGCTGCCGCTCGCGGCGGGCATCTTCGCCGCGCTCATCGGCGGCATCGTGATCGCCGTCGTCACCGGTGCGGTCGCGATGCGCGTGAACGGCATCCCGTTCGCCATGGTGACCCTCGCCTTCGCGCAGGCCGGCTCTGTGCTCGTCCGCCGCAATCAGGCGATCACCGGCGGCGAGGAGGGCCTGAGTCTGAACACCGCCACCGTGCCCGACTGGCTCGTCGGCGTCGTCAACACCAGGAACCTGTACTGGTTCTCGCTCGCGGTGGTCGTCATCGTCTACCTCGTGGTGCTCTGGGTCGACCGCTCGCGTCTCGGGCACCTCGCCGCCGCCGCACGGGAGAACGACCTGCGCGTGCGGGTGCTCGGCCTGCAGCCGACCCGCGCCAAGCTGCTCGTCTTCGTCGTCGCCGGGCTGTGCGCCTCGCTCGCCGGCATCGCCTATCTGCTGCTGCAGTCGGGCACCCAGCCCAGCGCCGTCGGTGCCGATCTCACGATCACCGTGCTCGTCATGGTCGTGCTCGGTGGCGTCGGGTTCCGGTGGGGTGCGATCCTCGGTGGTGTGCTCTACACGATCCTCGACCAGCGTCTGACGGTGCTCGCCCGCGCCGAGGGCATCCAGCAGCTGCCCGACGTGCTGCGCGTGCCGCTGTCGGAGCCGCTGTTCCTGCTCGGCGTGCTGTTCATCCTCGTCGTCATGTTCCTGCCCGGCGGCATCGCCGGCACCGTCGACGCCTGGCTGCGTCGCCGGCGCGGCAGCGCGCCGAGCGCCCGGATCGAGGCGATGGACGAGCAGGACGTCCTCGAGCCGGTGGCACGATGACCTCCGGGATCGTGGGAGCGCACACGATCGGCCGCTGGCTGCACGACAGCGCCCTCGCAGCCCCTGCCCGCATCGCGATCGATGACCGCGGGGTGCGCACCGACTACCGCACCCTCGCCGACCGTGTCGACGCGCTCGCGCGGCGGCTGACGGATGCCGGGTACGGCGCCGGGCAGCGGATCGCGACGGTCTCGGGGAACTCGGCCGACCACATCGTCGCCTTCTTCGCCTGTGCACAGCTCGGAATCGCCTTCGTCCCGCTGTCGTGGCGGCTGACCCCGGCCGAACTGGCCGACCTGATCACGCGCACGGCGCCCGCCCTGCTGCTGGTCGAGGACGAGCACGCGGCGCTCACGACCGCGGCGCTGGAGCTCGCGGAGGCCGCCCCTTCTCGTGTCGCACTCGGCGTCGCGGGGGTGGAGGCGGATGCGCCCGCCGCGGTGGATGCCGTCGCCGCGCGCCCCGCGCACGACGACGACCCGCTGCTGATCATCTACACCTCCGGCAGCGAAGCGGCGCCCAAGGGCGTGGTGCTCACCCACGAGAACTGCTTCTGGAACAACCTCGCCCTCGACCGCGCCATGCCGCTCGACGCCGACGACGTCGTGCTGGCGATGCTGCCCCAGTACCACGTGGCCGCCTGGAACGTGCAGCCGCTGCAGGCGTGGTGGCGCGGCGCCACGGTCGTGCTCGAGCGCGGCTTCGACCCGGGCCGGGTGCTGCAGCTGATCACCGCGCGCGGCGTGACCGCGATGATGGGGGTGCCCACGCAGTACCGGATGCTGCAGCGGCATCCGCTGTGGTCCTGCGCCGACCTGTCGTCGCTGACCCGCATCGTCGCGGGCGGAGCCACCATCCCCGAGGATCTCGCCGCACTGTGGGGTGAACGCGGGCTCGCGTTCACCCAGGGCTACGGGCTCACCGAGGCCGGCCCCAACGTGCTCTTCCTGGCACCCGAGCTCGCCGCCGAGCACCCCGGTGCCGTCGGGCGTCCCTACCCGGGGGTCGACGTGTGCCTGGTCGATCCCGACACCGGACTCGAGCTCGAGGGCGCCGCCACCGGAGAGCTGTGGGTGCGGGGGGCGAGCGTGTTCGCCGGCTATCTGGACGACCCCGAGGCCACGGCACGCGCACGGCACGGCGAATGGCTGCGCACCGGTGACCTGCTGCAGCGCGACGCCCAGGGCATCCACCGCGTCGTCGATCGCCTGAAGGAGATCTACGTGTCGGGCGGTGAGAACGTCGCCCCGGCCGCGGTCGAGCGCGCCCTCGCCGCGCACCCGCTGGTCGTGGCCTGCGCGGTCGTCGGCGTCGCCGACGAGACCTGGGGCGAGCGGGGCTTCGCGTTCGTCGTGACCAGCGGCGCCGTCTCGGCCGACGAGCTGCGCGCGTTCGCGGCGGAGCGGCTGGCGTCGTTCAAGCTGCCCGCGCGCATCGAGTTCATCGACAGGCTGCCGCGCTCGACCATCGACAAGGTCGCCCGCAGCACGCTGCGCCGCATGGCGCAGGACCTCATGGCGGCGCAGCCCGCCCAGAAGGAGACGCATGACCGTGCACACTGACGACCCGCCGATCTCGCCGGCGACCGGACGGCCGTTGACCAAGCGCGGCCAGCAGACGCGTCGTCGCCTGCTGGAGGCCGCAGAGCAGGTCTTCGCCGATCTCGGCTACCACGAGGCGTCGATCGTGAAGATCACCGACAGTGCCGGCGTGGCGCTGGGCACGTTCTACCTGTACTTCGACAGCAAGCAGTCGATCTTCGAGGCGCTGGTCGTCGACCTGAACAGCCGCGTGCGCCACTCGATGTCCGAGGCGATGGCGGGGGCCGCCGACCGCATCGAGGCCGAGCGCCTCGGCTTCGAGGGCTTCTTCCGGTTCACCGCGCAGCATCCCGCCCTCTACCGCGTCGTGCGCGAGGCCGAGTTCGTCTCACCGGCGATGCTGAAGCTGCACTACGAGCGCATCGTCGACGGCTACCGCGCGGGACTCGCCGCCGCGCAGCGCGACGGTGAGATCGCCGCCGAGCTCGACACCGAGGTCGTCGCCTGGGCGCTGATGGGCGCCGGCGAGCTGATCGGCATGCGGTATCTGCTCTGGGAGAGGGATGCCGATGGCTGCCCGCCCGAGCAGATCGATCCGGCTGTGCTCGAGGGCATGACCGCATTCATCACCCGGGCGCTGCGCCCGGATGCCACGGCCACAGAGCCCGATGCCACGGAGGGGGTACAGCGATGACGGAGCAGGATCTCGCCGGACGGCGAGCCGTGATCACCGGAGGGGCGAGCGGTATCGGCCTCGCCTGCGCACGGGAGTTCGCCCGCAGAGGCGCGCACGTCGTGATCGCCGACCTCGACGCCGCGGCTGCCGAGACCGCGGCAACCGAGCTCGGCGGGGAGGCCTGGGTCGTCGACCTGTCCGACACCCGGGCTCTCGACACCCTCGCGCTCGACGCCGACATCCTCGTCAACAACGCCGGCATCCAGCGGGTGAGCCCGATCGTCGACTTCGACCCCGAGGCGTTCCGCAGCATCCAGCGCATCATGGTCGAGGCGCCGTTCCTGCTGATCCGCGCCGTGCTGCCAGGCATGTACGAGCGCGGCTGGGGCCGGATCGTGAACGTCTCCAGCGTGCACGGGCTGCGCGCGAGCGCCTTCAAGTCGGCCTACGTCACCGCCAAGCACGCACTGGAAGGTCTCTCGAAGGTCACCGCCCTGGAGGGCGGACCGCACGGCGTGACCAGCAACTGCATCAACCCCGGCTACGTGCGCACGCCGCTGGTCGAGAAGCAGATCGCCGACCAGGCACGTCTGCACGACATTCCCGAGAGCGAGGTCGTGCAGCGGATCATGCTGACCGAGAGCGCGATCAAGCGCCTCGTCGAGGCCGATGAGGTCGCGTCGCTGGCGGGATGGCTGACCTCGGACACCGCGGGCATGGTCACCGGCGCCTCGTACACGATGGACGGCGGATGGAGCGCCCGGTGATGCGCCACGCGTACCGCACCACCGATGTTCCCGTCGCCGGGGGCGAACTGCGCGTGGGCATCTGGGAGCCCGAGGGCGGCGCCACAGCGACCGTCCTGCTGATCCACGGCGTGACCGCCTCGCACCTGGCCTGGCCATTCGTCGTCGAACGGCTCCCCGGCGTGCGCGTGATCGCGCCGGATCTGCGCGGTCGCGGCGCGAGCGGTGCCGTCGAGGGGCCGGCCGGCATGGCCGCGCACGCCGACGACCTCGCCGCCGTGCTGCATGCGCTGGGCATCGGCAGCACGCTCGTGGTCGGCCACTCGATGGGCGCCTTCGTCGCGGTGGTGCTCGCGCACCGGCACCCCGAGCGGGTGCGGCGTCTCGTACTCGTCGACGGAGGGATGCCGCTGGCCGTGCCGGCCGGTGTCGCACCCGAGCAGCTCGTGCAGGTGATCCTGGGGCCGGTCGCCGAGCGCCTGTCGCGGCGATGGACCGGCGTGCGGCAGTACACCGACGAGTTCTGGCGCCCGCATCCCGCCTTCGCGCGGCACTGGAGCGACGAGCTCGAGGCGTACATCGCGTACGACCTGGTGCCCGACGGCGATGCCTTCCGCGCAGCGACCCGCTACGAGGTCATGGCCGAGGACACCCTCGACATGAACACCGGCTCTGCGCTGCCCGATGCGCTGGATGCCCTGTCGGTGCCGACTCTGCTGATCACGGTGCCGCGCGGCCTGCAGGACGAGGAGCCAGGACTGTACCCCGAGCAGCACCTGCGCAGCGTGCTCGCGGCGCACCCCGCCGTGCGA
This is a stretch of genomic DNA from Microbacterium sp. YJN-G. It encodes these proteins:
- a CDS encoding TetR/AcrR family transcriptional regulator, coding for MTVHTDDPPISPATGRPLTKRGQQTRRRLLEAAEQVFADLGYHEASIVKITDSAGVALGTFYLYFDSKQSIFEALVVDLNSRVRHSMSEAMAGAADRIEAERLGFEGFFRFTAQHPALYRVVREAEFVSPAMLKLHYERIVDGYRAGLAAAQRDGEIAAELDTEVVAWALMGAGELIGMRYLLWERDADGCPPEQIDPAVLEGMTAFITRALRPDATATEPDATEGVQR
- a CDS encoding branched-chain amino acid ABC transporter permease, coding for MSTLILTLVIGLGLGALYFLVASGLSLIYGLMHVLNFAHGAFLTLSAFVGWAFAQLIGVSSWGGFLLSILVGALVGAVFAAVTELLLIRPLYERHIEQVLVTVGLSFAAIALFEGIWGTDPVTVAGPAWLSQTTSVLGASIPNKYWVLIIAAALVLAGLVLFLNRTRYGMIIRAGVENRAMVTALGIDVRRSFTLVFAIGGAAAGIGGVLAMHAMTYVSAHLGSTLLIFAFIVTVVGGLGSLTGAAIASVLVAVLQQVANTYLGGTGDFIVVILLAVVLLVRPAGLMGRRA
- a CDS encoding branched-chain amino acid ABC transporter permease; translated protein: MRGTVPARWAPLAVGVVLVVVLAILPLLNLSIPGVLPGATYTPGSLALMSLCMVFAALALSYNLMLGTAGMLSFGHALYFGAGAYGLGIVLDAAQLPLAAGIFAALIGGIVIAVVTGAVAMRVNGIPFAMVTLAFAQAGSVLVRRNQAITGGEEGLSLNTATVPDWLVGVVNTRNLYWFSLAVVVIVYLVVLWVDRSRLGHLAAAARENDLRVRVLGLQPTRAKLLVFVVAGLCASLAGIAYLLLQSGTQPSAVGADLTITVLVMVVLGGVGFRWGAILGGVLYTILDQRLTVLARAEGIQQLPDVLRVPLSEPLFLLGVLFILVVMFLPGGIAGTVDAWLRRRRGSAPSARIEAMDEQDVLEPVAR
- a CDS encoding alpha/beta fold hydrolase, producing MERPVMRHAYRTTDVPVAGGELRVGIWEPEGGATATVLLIHGVTASHLAWPFVVERLPGVRVIAPDLRGRGASGAVEGPAGMAAHADDLAAVLHALGIGSTLVVGHSMGAFVAVVLAHRHPERVRRLVLVDGGMPLAVPAGVAPEQLVQVILGPVAERLSRRWTGVRQYTDEFWRPHPAFARHWSDELEAYIAYDLVPDGDAFRAATRYEVMAEDTLDMNTGSALPDALDALSVPTLLITVPRGLQDEEPGLYPEQHLRSVLAAHPAVRHVRLDDLNHYTVVMSPAGAEALGPLIREELSLAEPARST
- a CDS encoding 3-hydroxybutyrate dehydrogenase; amino-acid sequence: MTEQDLAGRRAVITGGASGIGLACAREFARRGAHVVIADLDAAAAETAATELGGEAWVVDLSDTRALDTLALDADILVNNAGIQRVSPIVDFDPEAFRSIQRIMVEAPFLLIRAVLPGMYERGWGRIVNVSSVHGLRASAFKSAYVTAKHALEGLSKVTALEGGPHGVTSNCINPGYVRTPLVEKQIADQARLHDIPESEVVQRIMLTESAIKRLVEADEVASLAGWLTSDTAGMVTGASYTMDGGWSAR
- a CDS encoding class I adenylate-forming enzyme family protein, translated to MTSGIVGAHTIGRWLHDSALAAPARIAIDDRGVRTDYRTLADRVDALARRLTDAGYGAGQRIATVSGNSADHIVAFFACAQLGIAFVPLSWRLTPAELADLITRTAPALLLVEDEHAALTTAALELAEAAPSRVALGVAGVEADAPAAVDAVAARPAHDDDPLLIIYTSGSEAAPKGVVLTHENCFWNNLALDRAMPLDADDVVLAMLPQYHVAAWNVQPLQAWWRGATVVLERGFDPGRVLQLITARGVTAMMGVPTQYRMLQRHPLWSCADLSSLTRIVAGGATIPEDLAALWGERGLAFTQGYGLTEAGPNVLFLAPELAAEHPGAVGRPYPGVDVCLVDPDTGLELEGAATGELWVRGASVFAGYLDDPEATARARHGEWLRTGDLLQRDAQGIHRVVDRLKEIYVSGGENVAPAAVERALAAHPLVVACAVVGVADETWGERGFAFVVTSGAVSADELRAFAAERLASFKLPARIEFIDRLPRSTIDKVARSTLRRMAQDLMAAQPAQKETHDRAH